A genome region from Yoonia vestfoldensis includes the following:
- a CDS encoding TrbC/VirB2 family protein produces the protein MENPSKFLLLTAIGATFFLLPTESMATVNAANDIFGGGENPLDQFLSFLTGGFATTIAVIAVVVLGAMIIMGSDFGGFGRRVPMVIVGIGFVIFATQVVSFLTGTDASGMLYDPGSVFVEHLETTDPLQHSFDR, from the coding sequence ATGGAAAATCCATCTAAATTTCTACTTCTGACGGCTATTGGAGCAACCTTCTTTCTTTTGCCGACCGAGAGCATGGCGACTGTTAATGCTGCGAACGATATTTTCGGCGGTGGCGAGAATCCACTTGATCAGTTTTTGAGTTTTTTGACCGGTGGTTTTGCGACAACAATTGCTGTGATTGCGGTCGTCGTTCTTGGTGCGATGATCATCATGGGATCTGATTTCGGCGGGTTTGGCCGCCGTGTGCCGATGGTCATTGTCGGGATTGGCTTCGTCATCTTTGCAACACAAGTTGTGTCGTTCCTCACCGGCACAGATGCCAGTGGCATGTTGTACGACCCGGGGTCCGTGTTTGTTGAACATTTGGAAACAACCGATCCGCTTCAACACAGTTTTGACCGGTAA
- a CDS encoding TrbG/VirB9 family P-type conjugative transfer protein gives MNRTSAVGIGQGARVVHTFDGSVARLVCQPLQICLIELEQGEEMTEAPMISDPVRWDVQVPIRDGSDGKLIKQYVAISPGVDAQVATLMVFTDRRVYPVQLIPDPLHHTFMLSYDYPDTRARENEERLAESRARQAAREAAAAAQRREAIAVRGVATSQGVVPAEDLQFYTITGRANFKPLRVYTDRSKTYIDLPTDYRGDVPTIDDRSGGTDGTINARFNPQRSQIVVDRQLTDFYLRLGSSNVRVQISG, from the coding sequence ATGAACCGAACATCTGCTGTCGGTATTGGGCAAGGTGCGCGTGTTGTGCACACGTTTGATGGCTCTGTCGCCCGATTGGTATGTCAGCCTTTACAGATTTGCCTCATCGAACTCGAACAGGGTGAGGAGATGACAGAGGCACCGATGATTTCCGATCCCGTGCGTTGGGATGTGCAAGTGCCTATTCGCGATGGATCAGACGGCAAACTGATCAAGCAATATGTGGCCATCTCGCCAGGTGTTGATGCGCAAGTGGCGACACTGATGGTTTTCACTGATCGTCGCGTTTATCCGGTCCAGCTGATCCCGGACCCGCTCCATCATACCTTCATGTTAAGCTATGATTATCCAGACACGCGCGCTCGGGAAAACGAGGAGCGTTTAGCTGAAAGCCGTGCGCGCCAAGCTGCACGGGAAGCGGCCGCGGCCGCACAGCGACGTGAGGCGATTGCAGTGCGGGGCGTGGCGACGTCTCAGGGCGTTGTGCCTGCGGAAGACCTCCAGTTTTACACCATTACGGGGCGTGCCAATTTCAAGCCACTGCGCGTCTATACGGATCGCTCCAAGACCTACATCGATCTGCCAACGGATTATCGCGGCGACGTTCCAACGATTGATGATCGATCTGGTGGAACGGACGGCACTATCAATGCCCGCTTCAACCCGCAGCGTAGTCAGATCGTCGTCGATCGTCAGTTGACTGACTTCTACCTGCGGCTTGGCTCTTCCAATGTGCGTGTTCAGATAAGCGGATAG
- a CDS encoding type IV secretion system protein, translated as MNTFCANRLIPTPLWTIVAVCFLIVFATVGPAMAQGTVAADGIVDNMAIQFENMGARLADVVIGIAVMLFAVDIVFTFGRAIMSGSGFGDVTSRFVMRLGFVIIVLGFARTIDDIVPALINAALNIGRIASGSEAAPDPSVGGIMMTGIEYGARMLDEISIWEPLSVLYVIVALIVVCVAAIVAGVLVLVYMEFYVVAFGGMIVLGFGGLTGTKEIAVVYMKSVLGQALKLIGFLITFSIMQEITLSVLSSDSNFSAMSALLAIALQIILLVLITTIPSAMMGLAGGISAGSASEMAGKIAGQAAVTAVAAGTGAAIGAGVGAAVGSASAAAGSMGGPLTQTAGSMISGAGSGAMSGTKKGASMVARAIGETSRPGVGRHTAKVIERALRSKDND; from the coding sequence ATGAATACTTTTTGCGCGAACCGTCTGATCCCCACACCCCTTTGGACCATAGTCGCGGTTTGTTTTCTGATTGTCTTTGCAACGGTTGGTCCGGCTATGGCGCAAGGAACCGTCGCTGCCGACGGTATTGTCGACAACATGGCCATTCAGTTCGAGAACATGGGCGCGCGATTGGCAGACGTCGTGATTGGTATCGCGGTGATGCTGTTCGCGGTTGATATCGTCTTTACATTTGGTCGGGCAATCATGAGCGGGTCAGGCTTTGGCGATGTGACCTCTCGGTTTGTCATGCGGTTGGGTTTTGTGATTATTGTTTTGGGCTTCGCCCGTACGATCGATGATATTGTTCCTGCATTGATCAATGCAGCGCTAAACATCGGGCGCATTGCGAGTGGGAGTGAGGCTGCGCCAGACCCTTCGGTGGGTGGAATTATGATGACGGGGATCGAATACGGGGCCCGTATGCTCGATGAAATCTCGATCTGGGAGCCCCTCTCGGTTCTCTATGTCATCGTTGCTTTGATCGTTGTTTGTGTTGCGGCAATCGTCGCCGGCGTTTTGGTGCTTGTCTATATGGAGTTTTACGTTGTCGCGTTTGGTGGAATGATCGTTCTTGGATTTGGCGGTCTGACGGGCACGAAGGAAATCGCTGTCGTCTATATGAAATCGGTTTTGGGCCAAGCGCTGAAACTGATCGGCTTCCTGATAACGTTCTCGATCATGCAGGAAATCACACTGTCTGTTTTGAGCTCGGATTCAAATTTCAGTGCGATGAGCGCGTTGTTGGCTATCGCGCTTCAAATCATTCTTCTGGTTCTGATCACGACGATTCCGAGTGCGATGATGGGACTGGCGGGGGGGATTTCGGCTGGGAGCGCCTCGGAGATGGCTGGCAAGATTGCTGGTCAAGCCGCAGTTACAGCCGTTGCGGCTGGGACCGGGGCTGCGATTGGTGCAGGCGTGGGCGCAGCCGTCGGATCGGCCAGCGCCGCGGCAGGGTCGATGGGTGGACCTCTTACACAAACTGCCGGCTCAATGATTTCTGGCGCTGGGTCTGGGGCCATGTCGGGGACCAAAAAGGGCGCGAGTATGGTTGCTCGGGCGATTGGTGAGACCTCTCGGCCTGGCGTTGGTCGGCACACCGCAAAAGTGATTGAACGTGCGCTGCGGAGCAAAGACAATGACTGA
- a CDS encoding VirB8/TrbF family protein has translation MTDPLAPWRNDYASRVNGERRRFMFWRNTGAGLWGAALVLGGLAVWQATVTNVTPYVSVADTQGRVILGVKPQEIGDVSQIIQRRFAQDFIVTLREIPQDDTILIQQLAQLKRVTLPGSSARQKAVTAELPTNQTARALMIESQTREIAIERVEQQEAGSWLVVWEEDVRSKGNGQRLSQTRYQGVLRLAMNAPQSADDLLFNPATLGVVDFDIIRLRGAG, from the coding sequence ATGACTGATCCGCTTGCTCCTTGGCGCAATGACTATGCGAGCCGTGTGAATGGTGAGCGTCGTCGGTTTATGTTTTGGCGTAACACCGGGGCAGGGCTTTGGGGTGCGGCACTTGTGTTGGGTGGTCTTGCAGTGTGGCAGGCCACGGTAACAAACGTGACGCCTTACGTTTCTGTTGCGGACACACAAGGACGGGTGATCCTGGGCGTGAAGCCGCAGGAAATAGGCGACGTATCACAGATCATACAACGTCGTTTTGCTCAGGACTTCATCGTGACGCTACGGGAAATTCCACAAGACGATACGATCTTGATACAGCAGCTGGCGCAGTTGAAACGCGTGACATTGCCCGGTTCTTCTGCGCGGCAAAAGGCTGTGACGGCGGAGCTTCCGACAAACCAGACCGCACGTGCGCTTATGATTGAGAGCCAAACCCGTGAAATAGCCATCGAGCGGGTCGAGCAGCAAGAAGCGGGATCGTGGCTTGTTGTTTGGGAAGAAGATGTCCGCTCAAAGGGAAACGGACAACGCCTCTCGCAGACGCGTTATCAAGGCGTGCTCAGGCTGGCAATGAACGCGCCACAATCGGCTGATGACTTGTTGTTTAATCCGGCAACGCTTGGCGTGGTTGATTTCGACATCATTCGACTTCGGGGGGCAGGCTGA
- a CDS encoding VirB8/TrbF family protein: MRKRLNDHIGSEVDGSSPYALAHSVWQDRHGSYETLAQQAKVWAAIGTIALCAASYALVSVISQREFVPFMVQTDQLIPQRALAGASVSNFPDGVVRRELATFIERLRSIPVDRDVLRRDVARLISFLRNSSPADRKVREYFEDQATSPNTFVGKVMRWVDVTSVVYKGGDSWVIEWTETIERLGASAEPVVGLYQATLVVGEGVPQDKDALASNPFGLFVQDYSITYIGAK, encoded by the coding sequence ATGCGCAAGCGGTTGAACGATCACATCGGCTCTGAAGTTGATGGCAGTTCGCCATACGCTCTGGCCCATAGCGTTTGGCAAGACCGGCACGGGTCATATGAAACCCTGGCGCAGCAAGCGAAGGTCTGGGCCGCCATAGGCACAATTGCACTGTGTGCTGCCAGCTACGCGCTCGTCTCTGTCATCTCGCAACGTGAGTTTGTGCCTTTTATGGTTCAAACTGATCAGTTGATCCCGCAGCGCGCCTTAGCGGGCGCGTCGGTGTCTAATTTTCCAGACGGGGTCGTCCGGCGTGAATTAGCGACGTTCATCGAGCGACTGCGATCCATTCCAGTGGATCGGGATGTGTTGCGTCGTGACGTTGCGCGGTTGATCTCCTTTTTGCGAAATAGCTCACCTGCTGACCGTAAGGTTCGGGAGTATTTTGAAGACCAAGCCACCTCTCCGAATACGTTTGTCGGCAAAGTGATGCGGTGGGTCGATGTCACGTCCGTGGTCTACAAGGGCGGCGACAGCTGGGTGATTGAGTGGACCGAAACGATCGAGCGTCTTGGCGCGAGTGCAGAGCCGGTTGTTGGTCTGTATCAAGCGACCTTGGTCGTGGGGGAAGGTGTTCCTCAAGATAAGGACGCGCTGGCCAGCAATCCGTTTGGTCTCTTTGTCCAGGACTATTCAATTACATACATCGGAGCGAAATAA